From the genome of Hymenobacter cellulosilyticus, one region includes:
- a CDS encoding Crp/Fnr family transcriptional regulator codes for MLDYLRTYLQAKLPLTDEQFAALARLLLPRELPRQQVLVQQGEVSRYGAFVVQGCLRSFVVDKKGKEHVLQFAPENWWISDQHGLIHHEPALFSIDAVEDSRVLLFGPDFYEQLPQLGPGLQTLFYDLQKNSMKAMQKRLIATLSATAEERYLDFIRTYPSLTRRLPQRLIAAYLGITPESLSRIRKELARA; via the coding sequence ATGCTCGACTACCTGCGCACGTATCTGCAAGCCAAGCTGCCCCTGACCGACGAGCAGTTTGCCGCCCTGGCCCGGCTGTTGCTGCCCCGGGAGCTGCCCCGGCAGCAGGTGTTGGTGCAGCAGGGCGAGGTAAGCCGCTACGGGGCCTTCGTGGTGCAGGGCTGTTTGCGCAGCTTCGTCGTCGATAAGAAGGGCAAGGAGCACGTGTTGCAGTTTGCTCCCGAAAACTGGTGGATATCCGACCAGCACGGGCTGATTCACCACGAGCCGGCCCTGTTTTCCATCGATGCCGTGGAAGACTCGCGGGTGCTGCTTTTCGGGCCTGACTTCTACGAGCAGCTGCCGCAGCTGGGTCCCGGCCTGCAGACCCTGTTCTACGACCTGCAGAAAAACAGCATGAAGGCCATGCAGAAGCGCCTGATTGCCACACTCAGCGCCACGGCCGAGGAGCGCTACCTGGACTTTATCCGAACCTACCCCTCCCTGACCCGGCGCCTGCCCCAACGCCTGATTGCGGCCTACCTGGGCATTACGCCCGAGTCGCTGAGCCGCATCCGCAAGGAACTAGCCCGCGCCTAA
- the dnaB gene encoding replicative DNA helicase, with protein sequence MGTPSGKLPPQARELEAAVLGALMLEKDALTTVIDILKPESFYDEKHRRIFKAILNLFDKSEPIDILTVTHELREMGELEAGGGAHFVANLTFKVNSAANIEYHARIITENAIKRELINIASTIHRDAFEDTTDVFNLLDSTEQALFEVSESNIRKNFDDMRSLMGKAIKELEEKKNQKDGLTGVPSGFSALDRVTSGWQPSDLVIIAARPGMGKTAFVVSAMRNAAVDHKKAVAIFSLEMSSIQLVNRLISAEAELDSEKIKKGNLADYEWAQLNHKIAGLSSAPIYIDDTPGLSIRELRTKCRRLKAHHDIQMIIIDYLQLMTGNSDGGKGAGNREQEIASISRALKGIAKELNVPVLALSQLSRSVETRGGDKKPQLSDLRESGSIEQDADMVVFLYRPEYYKITEDEMGNPTQGTGEVIIAKHRNGSLETVQLKFIGKFTKFADLDGGGAFGMDADYNTGAFPASTFDDEPGFAPNTIRLGSKINEGGPGPVPFPKSNFGNDDPPF encoded by the coding sequence ATGGGCACGCCCTCGGGTAAGCTCCCGCCCCAGGCGCGCGAGCTGGAAGCCGCTGTTTTGGGTGCCCTGATGCTGGAAAAGGATGCCCTGACTACGGTTATCGACATTCTGAAGCCCGAGAGCTTCTACGACGAGAAGCACCGCCGCATTTTTAAGGCCATCCTCAATCTGTTCGACAAGTCCGAGCCGATTGACATCCTGACCGTGACCCACGAGCTGCGGGAAATGGGGGAACTCGAAGCCGGCGGTGGGGCCCACTTCGTGGCCAACCTGACCTTCAAGGTGAACTCGGCGGCTAACATTGAGTACCACGCCCGTATCATCACCGAAAACGCCATCAAGCGGGAGCTGATCAACATTGCCAGCACCATTCACCGCGACGCTTTCGAGGACACCACCGACGTTTTCAACCTGCTCGACAGCACCGAGCAGGCTTTGTTCGAAGTTTCGGAATCCAACATCCGCAAGAACTTCGACGACATGCGCAGCCTGATGGGCAAGGCCATCAAGGAGCTCGAAGAAAAGAAAAACCAGAAGGACGGTCTTACCGGCGTACCCTCGGGCTTCTCGGCCCTGGACCGTGTTACCTCGGGCTGGCAACCGTCTGACCTGGTGATTATTGCGGCTCGCCCGGGTATGGGTAAAACCGCCTTTGTAGTATCGGCCATGCGCAACGCGGCCGTCGACCACAAGAAGGCGGTGGCCATCTTCTCGCTGGAAATGTCCTCGATTCAGCTCGTGAATCGTCTGATTTCGGCCGAGGCCGAGCTGGACTCCGAGAAAATTAAGAAGGGCAACCTGGCCGACTACGAGTGGGCCCAGCTCAACCACAAGATTGCGGGTTTGTCGTCGGCCCCGATTTACATCGACGACACCCCGGGCCTGAGCATCCGGGAGCTGCGCACCAAGTGCCGCCGCCTCAAGGCCCACCACGACATCCAGATGATTATCATCGACTACCTGCAGCTAATGACGGGTAACTCGGATGGGGGCAAGGGTGCCGGCAACCGCGAACAGGAAATTGCCTCGATTTCGCGGGCGCTCAAGGGTATTGCCAAGGAACTGAACGTGCCGGTGCTGGCTTTGTCCCAGCTTTCCCGCTCGGTGGAAACCCGGGGCGGCGACAAAAAGCCCCAGCTCAGCGACCTTCGTGAATCAGGTTCTATCGAGCAGGACGCCGACATGGTGGTGTTCCTCTACCGCCCCGAATACTACAAGATTACGGAGGACGAAATGGGCAACCCGACCCAGGGCACGGGCGAGGTGATTATTGCCAAGCACCGGAACGGCTCCCTGGAAACGGTGCAGCTTAAGTTTATCGGCAAGTTCACCAAGTTTGCCGACCTCGACGGGGGTGGCGCTTTCGGGATGGATGCCGACTACAACACCGGCGCCTTCCCGGCCAGCACCTTCGACGACGAGCCCGGCTTTGCGCCCAATACCATCCGGCTGGGCAGCAAGATCAATGAGGGCGGCCCGGGGCCGGTACCCTTCCCGAAAAGCAACTTCGGCAACGACGACCCGCCATTTTAA
- a CDS encoding PepSY-associated TM helix domain-containing protein, with product MKVYADPTRTVEISLAGGPGGPGGKPEGGREGKAEGGKARAEQGAAASGEHGGKGEKGKGEKAKGGGEGGRGPVLYVNPYTGAVLDKVNYRDTFFFTMMALHRGMVGGPIGKLIVGVSTLMFLFIIGTGIVLWWPASRKIVKQRLTIKWDASFKRLNHDLHIVLGFYSALFLFVFAFTGLAWSFEWFNNGIFAVTNSDPKGPEAPKSTLNLTGGKLSFDQAYTAARQQVPQALSYAISLPKDSTEAVRVNTTSATAAYEGATDELYLDQYTGQPLGKLNFEDRNLGQRVRRTFKPVHTGAIFGTPSKIVAVVVCLLGFTFPITGVIMWLNRLRKGKKKQQKQAAIAA from the coding sequence GTGAAAGTGTATGCCGACCCAACCCGCACCGTGGAAATCAGCCTGGCTGGTGGTCCCGGTGGCCCAGGCGGTAAGCCCGAAGGCGGCCGCGAAGGCAAAGCGGAGGGCGGCAAAGCCCGCGCCGAGCAGGGCGCAGCCGCGAGCGGTGAGCATGGCGGCAAAGGCGAAAAGGGCAAGGGCGAGAAGGCTAAAGGCGGTGGCGAAGGTGGCCGCGGCCCGGTGCTCTACGTGAACCCCTACACCGGCGCGGTGCTCGACAAAGTCAACTACCGCGACACGTTCTTCTTCACCATGATGGCCCTGCACCGCGGCATGGTGGGCGGCCCCATCGGCAAGCTCATCGTGGGCGTGAGCACGCTCATGTTCCTCTTCATCATTGGCACGGGCATCGTGCTGTGGTGGCCGGCTTCGCGCAAAATCGTGAAGCAGCGCCTGACCATTAAGTGGGACGCCAGCTTCAAGCGCCTCAACCACGACTTGCACATTGTGCTGGGTTTCTACAGCGCCCTGTTTCTGTTCGTGTTTGCCTTCACCGGCCTGGCCTGGTCGTTTGAGTGGTTCAACAACGGCATCTTTGCCGTAACCAACTCCGACCCCAAAGGCCCCGAAGCACCCAAGTCGACCCTGAATCTGACCGGCGGCAAGCTCAGCTTCGACCAGGCCTACACTGCAGCCCGGCAGCAGGTGCCTCAGGCCCTGTCGTACGCTATTTCCCTGCCCAAAGACTCTACGGAAGCCGTGCGGGTGAATACGACTTCGGCCACCGCCGCCTACGAGGGCGCCACCGACGAGCTCTACCTCGACCAGTACACCGGCCAGCCCCTGGGCAAGCTCAACTTTGAGGACCGCAACCTGGGCCAGCGCGTGCGCCGCACCTTCAAGCCGGTCCATACCGGCGCCATCTTCGGCACCCCGTCGAAGATCGTAGCGGTAGTGGTGTGTTTGCTGGGCTTCACCTTCCCCATCACGGGCGTGATTATGTGGCTCAACCGCCTGCGCAAAGGCAAGAAAAAGCAGCAGAAACAAGCCGCTATAGCTGCCTAA
- a CDS encoding PepSY domain-containing protein, translated as MKILFRNIHLYLSLASGLVIAIVCFTGGVLVFEKELDQAWHPERFFVTPPANQQPLPLAQLLEGVKATDPKAKIGE; from the coding sequence ATGAAAATCCTGTTTCGCAACATTCACCTCTACCTGAGTCTGGCCTCGGGCCTCGTCATTGCCATCGTCTGCTTCACGGGCGGCGTGCTGGTGTTCGAGAAAGAGCTGGACCAGGCCTGGCACCCCGAGCGGTTCTTCGTGACGCCGCCCGCCAATCAGCAGCCCCTGCCCCTGGCTCAGCTGTTGGAAGGCGTGAAAGCCACCGACCCCAAGGCGAAAATCGGGGAGTGA
- a CDS encoding alpha/beta fold hydrolase yields the protein MKENLLLLHGALGSDKQLRGLARDLSQFYQVHMFSFSGHGGRSLEPAAFSMRAFAGEVVGYIQEKKLPAAHVFGYSMGGYAALLAAAQAPGLIKSITTLGTKFDWSPEAAQAETKMLDAAKIQEKVPQFAEQLSQTHAPTEWTAVLDATRQMMLELGQDPPLTPALLTKLALPVQILVGELDKTAGVDGSSLYASYLPEATFEILMNTPHPLERVNPDELVERIRRFTASAA from the coding sequence ATGAAAGAAAACCTCCTGCTCCTGCACGGTGCTTTGGGCTCAGATAAGCAACTGCGCGGCCTGGCCCGCGACTTGTCGCAGTTCTACCAGGTGCATATGTTTTCCTTCAGCGGGCACGGCGGGCGGAGTTTGGAGCCGGCCGCATTCAGCATGCGGGCGTTTGCCGGGGAAGTTGTGGGGTATATCCAGGAGAAAAAGCTGCCGGCGGCGCACGTATTTGGCTATAGCATGGGCGGCTACGCAGCCTTGCTGGCCGCCGCGCAGGCCCCGGGACTTATCAAGTCGATAACGACGCTGGGCACCAAGTTCGACTGGTCGCCGGAAGCCGCTCAAGCTGAAACGAAGATGCTGGACGCGGCTAAAATCCAGGAGAAAGTACCGCAGTTTGCCGAGCAGCTCAGCCAGACCCACGCCCCTACGGAGTGGACCGCCGTGCTCGATGCCACCCGGCAGATGATGCTGGAGCTGGGCCAGGATCCGCCCCTGACGCCGGCCCTGCTTACCAAACTCGCTCTGCCAGTGCAGATTCTGGTGGGGGAACTAGATAAAACGGCCGGCGTGGATGGCTCCTCGCTTTATGCCTCCTATTTGCCGGAAGCCACGTTTGAAATCCTGATGAATACGCCCCACCCGCTGGAACGCGTAAATCCGGACGAGCTGGTGGAGCGCATCCGCCGCTTTACTGCCAGTGCGGCTTAA
- the ygiD gene encoding 4,5-DOPA-extradiol-dioxygenase: MHRTTFLKTLALLPFASAMNLHDIHKTATSFAKTERMPVLFVGHGSPMNALEDNAFTRRMKQLGREIRQRQVPNAILVVSAHWLTRGTFAGLNEQPETIHDFGGFPQELFAMQYPAPGAPAFAQSIIEHVQDVHGSHDWGLDHGTWTILHHLFPEATIPVFQLSLDATKSMQQHFDLARQLRFLRDRGVLIIGSGNIVHNLRQSMPKLMMGDATPYDWATEFDEWVKAKIDQRDFASLVNYQKLAGGSGQLSVPTTDHYLPVLYSLGLADPDENIAHTFEEVSYGGLSMRTFMAG, encoded by the coding sequence ATGCACCGCACCACTTTTCTGAAAACGCTGGCCCTGCTTCCCTTTGCCTCCGCTATGAACCTTCACGACATTCATAAAACCGCCACTTCCTTCGCCAAAACCGAGCGGATGCCCGTACTCTTCGTGGGCCACGGCTCCCCGATGAACGCCCTGGAAGACAACGCCTTTACCCGGCGCATGAAGCAGCTGGGCCGCGAAATCCGGCAGCGGCAAGTGCCCAACGCCATTCTGGTGGTATCGGCCCACTGGCTGACCCGCGGCACGTTTGCCGGCCTCAATGAGCAGCCCGAGACGATTCACGACTTTGGCGGCTTTCCGCAGGAGCTCTTCGCCATGCAGTATCCGGCCCCCGGCGCGCCGGCCTTTGCCCAGTCCATCATCGAGCACGTGCAGGACGTGCACGGCTCCCACGACTGGGGCCTTGACCACGGCACCTGGACCATTCTGCACCACCTGTTTCCCGAGGCTACCATTCCCGTGTTTCAGCTCAGCCTGGATGCCACCAAGTCTATGCAGCAGCACTTCGATTTGGCCCGGCAGCTGCGGTTTCTGCGCGACCGGGGCGTGCTCATTATCGGGAGCGGCAACATCGTGCACAACCTGCGCCAGAGCATGCCCAAGCTGATGATGGGCGACGCGACGCCCTACGACTGGGCCACCGAGTTTGACGAGTGGGTGAAAGCCAAAATTGACCAGCGCGACTTTGCCAGCCTGGTCAACTACCAGAAACTGGCCGGTGGCAGCGGGCAACTCTCGGTGCCTACTACCGACCACTACCTGCCGGTACTGTACAGCCTGGGCCTGGCTGACCCGGACGAAAACATCGCCCACACCTTCGAGGAAGTCAGCTACGGCGGCCTGAGCATGCGCACGTTTATGGCTGGTTAG
- a CDS encoding winged helix-turn-helix domain-containing protein: MKDLLHPDLTFRLNGRLWLEGPTDRMMGIGRLELLEKIHRLGSISKAAQEMEMSYKRAWDLVGSMNQQARQPLVSTQTGGKRGGGAVVTEAGLQMIQEFEALQARFQAFLAAETARLVE; encoded by the coding sequence ATGAAAGACCTGCTGCACCCCGACCTGACCTTTCGCCTGAACGGCCGCCTGTGGCTGGAAGGCCCCACCGACCGGATGATGGGCATCGGGCGGCTGGAGCTGCTGGAAAAGATTCACCGCCTGGGCTCGATTTCCAAGGCGGCTCAGGAAATGGAAATGTCCTACAAGCGGGCCTGGGACCTGGTAGGATCCATGAACCAGCAGGCCCGCCAGCCGCTGGTGAGTACCCAAACGGGCGGCAAGCGGGGCGGCGGGGCCGTGGTGACGGAAGCCGGGCTGCAGATGATTCAGGAGTTTGAAGCCCTGCAGGCGCGGTTTCAGGCGTTTTTGGCGGCCGAAACTGCCCGTTTGGTGGAGTAG
- a CDS encoding TonB-dependent receptor domain-containing protein: MRRSLLLSILLLTLLLPATSWAQAVGGLIVGKLVGTDGAPLENISVSLKKAGTGVNTTTDGSFKLKADAGTHLLHISGLGYVTQETSVEVVAGKTTTLPTITLLINKHELAEVKIMEQRGLNQRPASISKMPIAPLDLPQAAVTVDRQVLEQQQVLRLSDALANVSGLYVTSTTGGTQEELGSRGFAYGSNNTFKNGVRFNNGVMPEASSLERMEVLKGSAAILYGNVAAGGVLNLVTKKPQFERGGSVGLRVGSFGFWKPIVDVYGAVGNSDKVAFRLNGTFEKANSFRDNVESDRVYVNPSLLFELTPKTTLVVEGDYLRDNRTPDYGIGAIDYQIQESRTRFLNVDGAKNATSQTSTTATLSSRLNDAWQIRGVAGFQGYTNEQQSASRPVASFAPATYGDLTRGLQRSETQENYFLAQLDLTGKFRTGFLEHTLLLGADADQYQTTAIAYTNPDSKLSSNAAITAFDIINILDRSKVIAQPKERLAGFQDLVRNTYTKGNTRRAGFYAQDLLSVSEKVKVLAGLRWSYQETPSDVYYYNTFVNRNTKPAPVAGTLADNRRFDNAFSPRLGVVFLPVKTTALFASYSNSFTPNTGFDLEGKSLAPSLIDQYEIGIKNDLFKGALSANVTAYRIVNSNQSQSVLPNDPRFATSRTPSPQELAGEVTSKGWK, translated from the coding sequence ATGCGTCGTTCCCTACTCCTTTCGATTCTGCTACTCACCCTTCTTCTACCCGCCACAAGCTGGGCTCAGGCAGTGGGTGGCTTGATTGTCGGCAAGCTGGTAGGCACGGATGGCGCCCCTTTGGAGAACATTTCGGTGAGCCTGAAAAAGGCTGGCACCGGGGTAAATACCACTACGGATGGCAGCTTTAAGCTCAAGGCCGACGCCGGCACCCACCTGCTGCACATCAGTGGCCTGGGCTACGTAACCCAGGAAACCTCGGTGGAAGTAGTGGCCGGCAAAACCACCACCCTGCCCACCATCACCCTGCTCATCAATAAGCACGAGCTGGCCGAAGTGAAAATCATGGAGCAGCGCGGGCTGAACCAGCGCCCGGCCAGCATCAGCAAGATGCCCATTGCCCCGCTCGATTTGCCCCAGGCTGCCGTGACGGTAGACCGGCAGGTGCTGGAGCAGCAGCAGGTACTGCGCCTGAGCGACGCGCTGGCCAACGTGAGCGGCCTGTACGTGACCAGCACCACCGGCGGCACCCAGGAAGAGCTGGGCAGCCGGGGCTTTGCCTACGGCTCCAACAATACCTTTAAAAACGGCGTGCGCTTCAACAACGGCGTGATGCCCGAAGCCAGCTCCCTGGAGCGCATGGAAGTGCTGAAAGGCAGCGCCGCTATTCTCTACGGCAACGTGGCCGCCGGCGGCGTACTGAACCTGGTGACCAAGAAGCCCCAGTTTGAGCGCGGCGGCTCGGTGGGCCTGCGCGTGGGCTCCTTCGGTTTTTGGAAGCCCATTGTGGACGTGTACGGCGCCGTGGGCAACAGCGACAAAGTAGCCTTCCGCCTGAATGGCACGTTTGAAAAGGCCAACAGCTTCCGCGACAATGTGGAGTCGGACCGGGTGTATGTAAACCCCTCCCTGCTGTTTGAGCTGACGCCCAAAACGACCCTGGTGGTAGAAGGCGACTACCTGCGCGACAACCGCACGCCCGACTACGGTATCGGTGCCATTGATTACCAGATTCAGGAGTCGCGCACCCGCTTCCTGAACGTGGACGGCGCCAAAAACGCCACGAGCCAGACCAGCACCACGGCTACGCTGAGCAGCCGCCTGAACGACGCCTGGCAGATTCGCGGGGTGGCCGGCTTCCAGGGCTACACCAACGAGCAGCAGAGTGCCTCCCGCCCCGTAGCCAGCTTTGCTCCTGCTACCTACGGCGACCTGACCCGCGGCCTGCAGCGGTCCGAAACCCAGGAAAACTACTTCCTGGCCCAGCTCGACCTGACCGGTAAGTTCCGCACCGGCTTCCTAGAGCACACCCTGCTGCTGGGCGCCGATGCCGACCAGTACCAAACCACGGCCATTGCCTACACCAACCCCGATTCGAAGCTGTCCTCTAACGCGGCCATTACCGCTTTCGACATCATCAACATTCTGGACCGCAGCAAGGTAATTGCTCAGCCCAAAGAGCGTCTGGCCGGCTTCCAGGACCTGGTGCGCAACACCTACACGAAAGGCAACACGCGGCGTGCCGGCTTCTATGCCCAGGACCTGCTCAGCGTTTCGGAGAAAGTAAAGGTGCTGGCCGGCCTGCGCTGGAGCTACCAGGAAACCCCCAGCGACGTGTACTACTACAACACGTTCGTCAACCGCAACACGAAGCCGGCCCCGGTAGCCGGCACCCTGGCCGACAACCGCCGCTTCGACAACGCCTTCTCGCCCCGGCTGGGCGTGGTATTCCTGCCCGTTAAAACCACGGCCCTGTTTGCTTCCTACTCCAACTCGTTTACTCCCAACACGGGCTTCGATCTGGAAGGCAAGAGCCTGGCTCCCTCCCTTATCGACCAGTACGAAATCGGCATCAAGAACGACCTGTTCAAAGGCGCTTTGTCGGCCAACGTAACGGCCTACCGCATTGTGAACAGCAACCAGTCGCAGAGCGTACTGCCCAATGACCCGCGCTTTGCTACTTCCCGCACGCCCAGCCCCCAGGAACTGGCCGGCGAAGTAACCAGCAAGGGGTGGAAGTAG
- a CDS encoding TonB-dependent receptor plug domain-containing protein, whose protein sequence is MRIWEQKVRLTATLRADKNDYFSLRLNPRFTAVYSPTQRHNFRVSYQSGYRFPSLFEAFSNVNSGQVKRIGGLRVMSDGVFENSYLRSSIDAFNAAVTASVNANTSATLTPAQKQSLAVEQNKGLLQRNPYTYLRPEQIRSLELGYKAALLPGGRLVLDVDAYYNAYRDFIAQVEAYVPKTPNSDSAAIYLNNRATQSRYRLWTNAQTRVYNYGGSVGLRYELPGGLLAGANATYARLARTESGDGLEDGFNTPRWLLNLSLGHEKLYRRLGGGLSYHWQQHYYSQTFLVSGEVPAYHSLDAQLTYTVPQPQLRLKLGATNVLNHYYTSFLGGPSVGGLYYLALTYTVK, encoded by the coding sequence GTGCGAATTTGGGAGCAGAAGGTGCGGCTCACGGCCACGCTGCGCGCCGACAAGAACGACTACTTTAGCTTGCGCCTGAACCCGCGCTTCACGGCCGTGTACTCGCCCACCCAGCGCCACAACTTCCGGGTGAGCTACCAGAGCGGCTACCGGTTTCCGAGCTTGTTTGAGGCCTTTTCCAACGTAAACAGCGGGCAGGTCAAGCGCATCGGCGGGCTGCGGGTGATGTCCGATGGGGTGTTTGAGAACAGCTACCTGCGCAGTAGCATCGACGCCTTTAACGCCGCCGTAACGGCCAGCGTCAACGCTAATACTTCCGCTACGCTCACGCCGGCGCAGAAGCAGAGCCTGGCCGTTGAGCAGAATAAAGGCCTGCTGCAGCGCAACCCTTACACGTATCTGCGGCCCGAGCAGATTCGGTCCTTGGAGCTGGGCTACAAGGCGGCCCTGCTGCCCGGCGGCCGCCTGGTGCTGGACGTGGACGCCTACTACAACGCCTACCGCGACTTTATTGCCCAAGTGGAAGCCTACGTCCCTAAAACCCCAAACTCGGACTCGGCGGCCATCTACCTTAACAACCGCGCTACCCAGAGCCGCTACCGCCTCTGGACTAACGCCCAAACCCGGGTCTACAACTACGGCGGCTCGGTGGGGCTGCGCTACGAGCTGCCCGGCGGCCTGCTGGCCGGCGCCAACGCCACCTACGCCCGCCTGGCCCGCACCGAGTCGGGCGACGGGCTGGAAGACGGCTTCAATACCCCGCGCTGGCTGCTGAACCTGAGTTTGGGGCACGAAAAGCTGTACCGCCGCCTGGGCGGGGGCCTGAGCTACCACTGGCAGCAGCACTACTATTCCCAGACCTTTTTGGTCAGTGGGGAAGTGCCGGCTTACCACAGCCTCGACGCCCAGCTTACCTATACCGTGCCCCAGCCGCAGCTGCGGCTGAAGCTGGGCGCAACCAACGTGCTGAACCACTACTACACCTCCTTCCTGGGCGGGCCCAGCGTGGGCGGACTGTATTATCTGGCTCTGACCTACACGGTGAAGTAG
- a CDS encoding TonB-dependent receptor, whose translation MEVDVQSKPMNGWSVITGYSYNNTAYTNSNIYEDGSRLRYNPAHTANLSLFYNFSSAFGNNTFLRGLSAGFTTYYVGDKLAGRNPRLVDPNTGKPWTTADANKMISIPNYTQFDASLGYSYDRVSVRVKLANLLNELSYNMHDDNSVNPIAPRNFSATASYRL comes from the coding sequence GTGGAAGTAGACGTACAGAGCAAGCCTATGAACGGCTGGTCGGTGATTACCGGCTACAGCTACAACAACACGGCCTACACCAACAGCAACATCTACGAAGACGGCAGCCGCCTGCGCTACAACCCGGCCCACACGGCTAATCTGAGCCTGTTCTACAACTTCAGCAGCGCCTTCGGCAACAATACCTTCCTGCGTGGCCTGAGCGCCGGTTTCACCACCTACTACGTGGGCGACAAGCTGGCCGGCCGCAACCCCCGCCTGGTAGACCCCAACACCGGCAAGCCCTGGACCACGGCTGATGCCAACAAGATGATCAGCATTCCCAACTACACGCAGTTCGATGCCTCGCTGGGTTATTCCTACGACCGGGTTTCGGTGCGGGTGAAGCTGGCCAACCTGCTCAACGAACTGAGCTACAACATGCACGACGACAACAGCGTGAACCCCATTGCGCCCCGCAACTTCTCGGCCACGGCCAGCTACCGGTTGTAA
- a CDS encoding pyridoxal phosphate-dependent aminotransferase, with amino-acid sequence MMVSKMAGSLIGSEIIKIGNEVNDMIRKGEEICNLTIGDFDPKIYPIPEGLQTEISAAYSAGHTNYPPANGMADLRTAVAQFTTERLGLTYSVNDILVAGGSRPLIYATYLALIDAGDKVVFPVPSWNNNHYCHLSGAEPIMVETTVKNNFMPTAAEVAPHLKGATLLALCSPLNPTGTVFSKQDLEDICDLVIAENKTRAEGEKPLYIMYDQIYWMLTFGETQHYDPVNLRPELRDYVIYIDGISKCFAATGVRVGYAFGPSNVIDKMKSILGHVGAWAPKAEQVATAKYLQQGEAVNEFLTSFKVKVQRSLDTLYNGLQDLKKQGYPVDAVVPQGAIYLTAQINAIGKTTPEGKLLATNKDITFYLISRARLAVVPFGAFGTDETSTWFRMSVGGASLESMEAALPRLQEALDALQ; translated from the coding sequence ATGATGGTTTCTAAAATGGCCGGCAGCCTGATTGGCTCCGAGATTATCAAGATTGGTAACGAGGTCAATGACATGATCCGCAAGGGCGAGGAAATCTGCAACCTCACCATCGGCGACTTTGACCCCAAGATTTACCCCATCCCGGAAGGCCTGCAAACCGAAATTTCGGCCGCCTACTCCGCCGGTCATACCAACTACCCGCCCGCCAACGGCATGGCCGACTTGCGCACGGCCGTGGCCCAGTTTACCACCGAGCGGCTGGGTTTGACTTACTCCGTCAACGACATTCTGGTGGCCGGTGGCTCCCGCCCACTGATCTACGCCACTTATCTGGCCCTGATTGACGCCGGCGACAAAGTCGTGTTTCCGGTGCCGAGCTGGAACAACAACCACTACTGCCACCTCTCCGGCGCCGAGCCCATCATGGTCGAAACCACGGTGAAAAACAACTTCATGCCCACCGCGGCCGAAGTAGCGCCCCACCTGAAAGGCGCCACCCTGCTGGCTCTCTGCTCCCCGCTGAACCCGACGGGCACCGTGTTTTCCAAGCAGGACCTGGAGGACATCTGCGACCTGGTTATTGCCGAAAACAAGACGCGCGCCGAGGGCGAAAAGCCCTTGTACATCATGTACGACCAGATTTACTGGATGCTAACCTTCGGTGAAACCCAGCACTACGACCCGGTAAACCTGCGCCCCGAGCTGCGCGACTACGTCATCTACATCGACGGTATTTCCAAGTGCTTTGCCGCCACCGGCGTGCGCGTGGGCTATGCTTTTGGCCCCAGCAACGTCATCGACAAGATGAAGTCGATTCTGGGTCACGTGGGAGCCTGGGCGCCCAAGGCCGAGCAGGTGGCCACCGCCAAGTACCTGCAGCAGGGCGAGGCCGTGAATGAGTTCCTGACCAGCTTCAAGGTGAAAGTGCAGCGCAGCCTCGACACGCTCTACAACGGCCTGCAGGACCTCAAAAAGCAGGGCTACCCCGTAGACGCCGTGGTGCCCCAGGGTGCCATCTACCTCACCGCCCAGATTAACGCCATCGGCAAGACCACGCCCGAGGGCAAGCTGCTGGCTACCAACAAGGACATTACCTTCTACCTGATTTCCCGGGCCCGCCTGGCCGTGGTGCCCTTCGGCGCGTTCGGTACCGACGAAACCTCAACCTGGTTCCGCATGTCGGTGGGTGGGGCTTCGCTGGAAAGCATGGAAGCTGCCCTGCCCCGCCTGCAAGAGGCCCTGGACGCGCTGCAGTAG